The following proteins come from a genomic window of Budorcas taxicolor isolate Tak-1 chromosome 24, Takin1.1, whole genome shotgun sequence:
- the PDLIM3 gene encoding PDZ and LIM domain protein 3 isoform X1: MPQNVVLPGPAPWGFRLSGGIDFNQPLVITRITPGSKAAAANLCPGDVILAIDGFGTESMTHADAQDRIKAAGHQLCLKVDRAEARLWSPQVTEDGKAHPFKINLESEPQDVNYFEHKHNVRPKPFIIPGRSSGRSTPSGVDGGSGRSTPSSVSTLSTICPGDLKVAAKMAPNIPLEMELPGVKIVHAQFNTPMQLYSDDNIMETLQGQVSTALGETPSMSEPTASVPPESDVYRMLHDNRNEPSQPRQSGSFRVLQELVNDGPDDRPAGTRSVRAPVTKVHGGAGGTQKMPFCDKCGSGIVGAVVKARDKYRHPECFVCADCNLNLKQKGYFFVEGELYCETHARARMRPPEGYDTVTLYPKA; this comes from the exons ATCACTCCAGGAAGCAAGGCGGCAGCTGCCAACCTATGTCCTGGAGATGTCATCCTGGCTATTGATGGCTTCGGGACAGAGTCCATGACTCACGCTGATGCACAGGACAGGATTAAGGCAGCAGGACACCAGCTCTGTCTCAAAGTTGACAG ggCGGAAGCTCGCTTATGGTCTCCACAGGTAACTGAAGATGGAAAGGCTCATCCTTTCAAAATCAACTTAGAATCAGAACCACAG GATGTGAACTACTTTGAACACAAGCACAACGTTCGGCCCAAACCTTTCATAATCCCAGGCCGAAGCAG CGGACGCAGTACTCCGTCCGGTGTTGACGGCGGCAGTGGGCGTAGCACCCCTTCTTCTGTCAGTACTCTTAGTACTATTTGCCCAGGTGACTTGAAAGTTGCTGCTAAGATGGCCCCTAACATTCCTTTGGAAATGGAACTTCCCGGTGTGAAGATTGTACATGCTCAATTTAATACACCCATGCAGTTGTACTCAGATGACAATATTATGGAAACACTTCAGGGTCAGGTTTCAACAGCTCTAGGGGAAACACCCTCGATGAG TGAACCCACGGCCTCCGTGCCCCCCGAGTCGGATGTGTACCGGATGCTCCACGACAATCGGAATGAACCTAGTCAGCCTCGCCAGTCGGGCTCCTTCAGGGTGCTCCAGGAACTAGTGAACGATGGCCCTG ATGACCGTCCCGCTGGAACTCGGAGCGTGAGGGCTCCAGTCACAAAGGTCCATGGCGGCGCTGGCGGCACGCAGAAGATGCCATTCTGTGACAAGTGCGGGAGTGGCATCGT TGGTGCGGTTGTGAAAGCGCGGGACAAATACCGGCATCCGGAGTGCTTCGTGTGCGCAGACTGTAACCTCAACCTCAAACAGAAGGGCTACTTCTTCGTGGAGGGGGAGCTGTACTGCGAAACTCATGCCCGGGCCCGCATGAGGCCCCCAGAGGGCTACGACACAGTCACCCTTTATCCCAAAGCTTAA